From the genome of Aeromonas hydrophila subsp. hydrophila ATCC 7966:
CTACCTCAAATGCCAAGTCACACGCGGCCAACATATCTTGCAAGGCAAGCTTACGACGTTCATCTGAAGCACGAATAGTTCCACAAATGCTGTCGCTATGGACTCTATAACGCCCATACACCTGTGAAATACGGTCTATTCTTCCTCCCAAATAAAATGAATTGAGAATATGCCAGGAGTAATCGTTCACTACATGGCAATCAAGATTCACTGCATCCAACATTCTTTCATGCCGACGGAAAGCACAGGAACTGGTATTGAAAAAGAGTCCGTACTGGACTAGGTGTTCCGGACCCGCTCGCACAGGGATATATTTCGCGTTGTAGTAATCCCTGCTGAATAGCGAGGTGGTACGATTTGAGTCGCTATCAAATACTTCAGCCTCATGATAAACGAAACCACAATCGGGATTCCTATCCAGATGATTGGTCAGCGCCTGCAGCTTGCCGGGAAGAGCCAAATCATCTCCATCGACATAAACCATGTACATTCCCCGAGCTTGTTCCAGCAAAGCACGTATGGTCAGGCACACCCCTTTGTTTTTTTTGTTTTGCAAGATACGCAATCCCGGCCACTGCCGTGCCAGCCGTTGCATGATGGACCAGGAGTCATCACTCGAGCCGTCATCGATGGCGATCACCTCGAACTCGAAATCCGTCTGCTGCTCGAGCAGGCTGAGCAGGCAGGGTTCGATGAAGCGCGCCAGATTGTAGACGGGCACCAATACGCTGACTTTCATAGGGAAATCCAAGGGAAAATGAATAGAAAAGAAGCGGATGGGAGAAAATGGGCAAGGCTACCGCACGGTCCCTGTCAACCCTTCTCCCTCTCTGTCAGGTTTTACTGCAAGAGGTATGCCTGACCAAGCTAATCCATTGAAGCTGCTGGATTTATGTGAGCCACACCCGATTATTCGCGTCGGCTGAGGCCACGGCTGCACAGTTGCAGCATGTCGATGCCATCCCAGTGCCATTCGAATGCGAGCGCCTGTCCCGGCGCCACCACCCGGTCAATCCGGCAGGTGGGGGCAGTCGGCAGCGCCGCTTCGACCCCGCCCCTGTCACCGCCAACCCAGACGCAGGTCTGCATGTCCCAGGGCTGTGCCAGCAGCTCATTCAGGGTATCGGCCACAAATTCGGCAACTGTACCTCCTCCGACGTGTGCGAGCCGCAACGTGCTGGTCGGAGTCAATAAGGTGACGCCGGGCAAGCCGGTCACCTTCATTGCCCCCTGCTCGGCGGCATTTTGTTGACTGTGGATCAGTCGTTCCATCGCCAGGGCGGGATCGGCGGCAAAGGGGGCAAACAGGGCTTCCAGCAAGCGGTGGCGCAGCCCTTCGTCGGGCTCACCCAGCCAGCAGAGGGTGGTTGGCGAGGCGCAGGCCTGCTGGTTGAAACGGGTGCAGTCCTGCTGCAAGGCATCCAGCATCCGTTGCCACTCTTGCGGCTCCAGCCCGGCCAGCCAGCGGCTGTCGAGTACCGCCATCGAGCGGCGGTCCGGAAACACCACCTCCTGCGCCGTGGGTGCCAGGGGAATGGCCCGCACCTGGCGAATGGTCTCATCGCCGCCCCAGATGATGCGCAGCCGGCAGCGCGCCGACAGCCAGGCGGTAATGCCCTCATCGTGGTCATAGCGAATGA
Proteins encoded in this window:
- a CDS encoding glycosyltransferase family 2 protein, with the protein product MKVSVLVPVYNLARFIEPCLLSLLEQQTDFEFEVIAIDDGSSDDSWSIMQRLARQWPGLRILQNKKNKGVCLTIRALLEQARGMYMVYVDGDDLALPGKLQALTNHLDRNPDCGFVYHEAEVFDSDSNRTTSLFSRDYYNAKYIPVRAGPEHLVQYGLFFNTSSCAFRRHERMLDAVNLDCHVVNDYSWHILNSFYLGGRIDRISQVYGRYRVHSDSICGTIRASDERRKLALQDMLAACDLAFEVGMDELLVKKGKSHLLFSTALYFLRARNWALFDSLITDSVQSQWFFDERHEFAWQHRNEPERVFNKVFG
- a CDS encoding acyl-CoA reductase gives rise to the protein MTPSGVTTGHWQEGPAVSFVAPAAGWPTFCPQPLPCFAPVICDFVTALSARLQQEGRRHPDLAAFGFWLRPRQLAREQQRLQGRGPLGVTFHLVPSNVPTVAFYSWLMALLMGNPCVMRLSSRRDPQQEAMLAILNELFSLGEWQEIAARTRFIRYDHDEGITAWLSARCRLRIIWGGDETIRQVRAIPLAPTAQEVVFPDRRSMAVLDSRWLAGLEPQEWQRMLDALQQDCTRFNQQACASPTTLCWLGEPDEGLRHRLLEALFAPFAADPALAMERLIHSQQNAAEQGAMKVTGLPGVTLLTPTSTLRLAHVGGGTVAEFVADTLNELLAQPWDMQTCVWVGGDRGGVEAALPTAPTCRIDRVVAPGQALAFEWHWDGIDMLQLCSRGLSRRE